In Eubacteriales bacterium mix99, the DNA window CTTCAGATTATTATGAAGCTCGATTAACTCAACCCGCATCTGAACCCTGAGCATCGCATCCAGGTTGGAAAGCGGTTCGTCCATCAGGAAAACCTGCGGGTTTTTAACCATTGCCCTGGCTAAAGCAACACGCTGGCGCTGGCCGCCGGAAAGGGTACCTGGCCTGCGGTCCAGATATTCCGTGAGCCCTACCGTTTTACTGACTGTGCTTACCAGCTTCTCCCGTGTTTCCCTGGGCACCTTATTGTTCTTCAGCCCAAATTCGATATTCTCGCGGATACTCATTGTGGGGTATATCGCATAGTTCTGGAAAACCATCGCTACACCCCGCTCTCCCGGAGCCACATCCGAAACATTCGAATCACCAATATAAACCTCGCCGGAAGTCTGGGGCCCAATCCCTGCTATCATCCGCAGAAGAGTTGTTTTGCCGCAGCCGGACGGCCCCACCAGTACGGTAAAGGATCCATCCTTTATATCCAGATCCATTCCATCAAGGACCACGTTATTGCCAAAGCTTTTTGTGACATTTTTCAATTTTATTGATGCCAATGTTCATCCCCCCTATAACTCATTGTGTTTTTTCAGCAGCTGACAATATGATGACAGGTACCCTTACCTGAGAATCCGTTGAATGGGACGGCCGTCCGTGTCAGGCAGGCTCAGGCCAAGCAACTTTGCATAAGTTGGTGCTTCATCCACCAGGCCGGCATTTCGAATGCTCACATTATTTTTAAATCCAGGGCCGACCGCCGTTAAAATCGGCTGGGGACCTTTTTCGGGCAGATGTCCATGGGTGGCTTTGCCATATCGATAATCACCTCCTGTGCTGGAAGAGCTCAGCGGTAGCTTCCATGAACTTCCAAATGATGAATAGCCATCTGTTTCAAGGACAAACGAGAAGTCCCCTTCCAGGTGATAGTCCTTCTTTGCCCGGGCCGCGTCAAAAACTTCACTGATGCCATAAAGATTTGATTCCTTCAAAGATAACAAAAGATCCTGAACTTCATGATACAGACATTTGTCCGATCTATTCTTCAGGTAAACATGAGCGGATGTACCCACTCCCAGGCAAAAAGCTTCCCAGTCCACCAGATTGTTGTCTGCATCAGTTTTTATATAGCCCTTATCCAGCAGAAGCCGATTCAGGTTAA includes these proteins:
- a CDS encoding ABC transporter ATP-binding protein; amino-acid sequence: MASIKLKNVTKSFGNNVVLDGMDLDIKDGSFTVLVGPSGCGKTTLLRMIAGIGPQTSGEVYIGDSNVSDVAPGERGVAMVFQNYAIYPTMSIRENIEFGLKNNKVPRETREKLVSTVSKTVGLTEYLDRRPGTLSGGQRQRVALARAMVKNPQVFLMDEPLSNLDAMLRVQMRVELIELHNNLKTTFVYVTHDQVEAMSMADTIILMNKGKIMQKGSPYEIYHDPDNLFTARFMGSPSMNIVECPEGHKMGFRPEHAHLSTSKTEEFLSVKGRIVTKELLGSETIFGLRDAKQDLYRIKEESDYTANTNDEVYFNVPLNHLYFFDSKGSRVRNHDADYKKCVEMVGEMIEEGK